CTCTGCGCCATCGAGGACGACGCCGCGCACAACGAGGTCGCCAGGCCGACCCACGTGCAGCACTCGACGCGGCTTTCGTACGACAAGATGATGAACCATTTCTCAGAACTTGAGGAAAAGGGCATGATCCACAGGGTA
The sequence above is drawn from the Nitrososphaera viennensis EN76 genome and encodes:
- a CDS encoding winged helix-turn-helix domain-containing protein; the protein is MRQEKRHKLQLFYEILCAIEDDAAHNEVARPTHVQHSTRLSYDKMMNHFSELEEKGMIHRVSGLVAITAKGRKFVEQYDELTRLIESAGL